From a region of the Gordonia sp. PP30 genome:
- a CDS encoding tyrosine-protein phosphatase, translated as MTTAGLPALSPISVLPNLRDLGGWTGAGGRPVRAGKLFRSTDFRSVPAGARDVLAPLCLRTVYDLRSAAERRALPDPAIDGVTGVPLDVLADRAQAVPGDLGRILDDPEVVHRLTAQMDGAVAELMADTYRGFVTMGSAKASYRRFYLGLLGEDHGPALFHCTTGKDRTGWAAASFLSVMGVDRDAVYADYLETNNRLLPALAPLFDRFASLGGDPELLKPLLGVDRSYLDAAFGELEKNFGDVATYFAEGLGIDADAQARLRDTFLSD; from the coding sequence ATGACAACGGCCGGCCTGCCCGCGCTCAGCCCCATCTCGGTTCTTCCGAATCTGCGCGACCTCGGCGGCTGGACCGGGGCCGGTGGGCGGCCCGTCCGCGCTGGAAAGCTGTTCCGCTCCACCGATTTCCGGTCGGTGCCGGCCGGCGCTCGCGATGTCCTGGCGCCCCTGTGCCTGCGTACCGTCTACGACCTCCGGTCGGCGGCGGAGCGGCGGGCGCTGCCCGACCCGGCGATCGACGGTGTGACCGGTGTTCCGCTCGACGTGCTTGCCGACCGGGCGCAGGCGGTGCCCGGTGACCTCGGCCGGATCCTCGACGATCCGGAGGTGGTCCACCGGCTCACCGCGCAGATGGACGGTGCGGTCGCCGAGTTGATGGCCGATACCTACCGCGGCTTCGTCACCATGGGGAGCGCGAAGGCGTCGTACCGGCGCTTCTATCTCGGGCTGCTGGGTGAGGACCACGGTCCGGCGCTGTTCCACTGCACGACGGGCAAGGATCGCACCGGGTGGGCCGCGGCGAGCTTCCTCTCCGTGATGGGCGTCGATCGCGACGCCGTGTACGCGGACTATCTGGAGACCAACAACCGGCTGCTGCCCGCGCTGGCGCCGCTGTTCGACAGGTTCGCGTCCCTCGGCGGTGACCCGGAACTTCTGAAGCCGCTACTCGGCGTCGACCGCAGCTACCTCGACGCCGCGTTCGGCGAACTGGAGAAGAACTTCGGCGACGTGGCCACCTATTTCGCCGAGGGACTGGGTATCGACGCCGACGCGCAAGCGCGTTTGCGTGACACCTTCCTCTCAGACTGA
- a CDS encoding cyclase family protein encodes MTESPALSDLLADSPSNWGKWGPDDEVGSLNYLTPEQVLRGVSLIKRGALFTLQRLIGDPNGDPVWPGREPATREMVWDESDWDEGGEGPQFPGGLHYADDKLEAFLQGSTQYDALGHVWYDGQIWNGYDARTTIGGLDKASVEPIAQRGVAGRAVLLDLARWRGVDAIGAREPFSHEDLLACAAAQGVELRPRDILIIRTNHLALFFKDADAFYADFCEPGLVYSPELVQWFADMEIPNLVTDTIANEVTTDPDNGVALVLHNALMRNLGIAFTEICDLEKLAADCAEDGVYDFFYVAAPLKIHNASGSPVNPVVIK; translated from the coding sequence ATGACCGAATCTCCTGCTCTCTCCGACCTGCTCGCCGACTCCCCGTCCAACTGGGGTAAGTGGGGTCCGGACGACGAGGTCGGCAGCCTCAACTACCTGACGCCCGAGCAGGTGCTGCGCGGCGTGTCGCTGATCAAGCGCGGCGCTCTGTTCACCCTGCAGCGCCTCATCGGCGACCCGAACGGTGACCCGGTGTGGCCCGGGCGTGAGCCGGCCACCCGCGAGATGGTCTGGGACGAGTCGGACTGGGACGAGGGTGGCGAGGGCCCGCAGTTCCCCGGCGGTCTGCACTACGCCGACGACAAGCTGGAGGCCTTCCTGCAGGGCTCCACGCAGTACGACGCGCTCGGTCACGTCTGGTACGACGGGCAGATCTGGAACGGCTACGACGCCCGCACCACCATCGGCGGTCTGGACAAGGCCAGCGTGGAGCCGATCGCCCAGCGCGGTGTCGCCGGGCGCGCCGTCCTGCTCGACCTCGCCCGCTGGCGCGGGGTGGACGCGATCGGCGCGCGTGAGCCCTTCAGCCACGAGGACCTGCTCGCCTGTGCCGCCGCGCAGGGCGTCGAACTGCGTCCCCGGGACATCCTGATCATCCGCACCAACCACCTGGCGCTGTTCTTCAAGGACGCGGACGCGTTCTACGCCGACTTCTGCGAGCCGGGCCTGGTGTACTCGCCGGAACTGGTGCAGTGGTTCGCCGACATGGAGATCCCGAACCTGGTCACCGACACCATCGCCAACGAGGTCACCACTGATCCGGACAACGGCGTCGCGCTGGTGTTGCACAACGCCCTGATGCGCAACCTCGGCATCGCCTTCACCGAGATCTGCGACCTGGAGAAGCTGGCCGCCGATTGCGCCGAGGACGGCGTGTACGACTTCTTCTACGTCGCCGCTCCGCTGAAGATCCACAACGCCAGCGGCTCGCCGGTGAACCCGGTGGTGATCAAGTGA
- the soxR gene encoding redox-sensitive transcriptional activator SoxR — MSGEIPAGELWLKPGQVAARAGVAVSTLHYYEQFGLITSRRTAGNRREYRRDTLRLVAFIRASQTLGIPLARIKAALDDLPHDRPPTRRDWAHLAGTWRADLDRRIDALVALRDNLAGCIGCGCLSLTACPYTNPGDVLGHDGPGPRRLPRLD; from the coding sequence GTGAGCGGCGAGATCCCGGCCGGTGAACTCTGGCTGAAACCCGGCCAGGTGGCCGCCCGCGCGGGCGTCGCCGTCTCGACCCTGCACTACTACGAACAGTTCGGCCTGATCACCAGCCGCCGGACCGCGGGCAACCGCCGGGAGTACCGGCGCGACACGCTGCGACTCGTCGCGTTCATCCGCGCCTCGCAGACGCTCGGCATCCCGCTGGCCCGGATCAAAGCGGCGCTCGACGACCTGCCGCACGACCGGCCGCCGACCCGCCGCGACTGGGCGCACCTGGCCGGCACCTGGCGCGCCGACCTGGACCGGCGGATCGACGCGCTGGTGGCCCTGCGCGACAACCTGGCCGGCTGCATCGGTTGCGGCTGCCTGTCGTTGACGGCGTGCCCGTACACCAATCCGGGCGACGTCCTCGGGCATGACGGCCCCGGCCCCCGCCGCCTCCCTCGTCTGGACTGA
- a CDS encoding ABC transporter ATP-binding protein, giving the protein MSMESVAWDVMYKSMTSTQAPSRADRRATVRRILTFARPHRRRIAVFLALSVVTAVLTVVTPLLAGRVVNLIAAAAPAATATIVWLAVAIAVIAVAEAGAGIGTRWLSANLGEGLILDLRRAVFDHVQRMPVAFFTRTRTGALVSRLNNDVIGAQRAFSDTLSGVVSNFVSLILTLGVMFAISWQITLLALVLLPVFVAPARRMGKRMAGLAREAAEYDARMSTQMTERFSAPGATLVKLFGRPEAESAEFAGRADAVRDIGVRQAMLQAYFYTALMLVSALALALIYGLGGALAVHQHLSAGAVVSLALLLTRMYAPLTALANARVEVMSALVSFERVFEVLDLTPLIADRPGAVDVPDPEHGVSVRFDGVSFGYPAADKVSLASLEEVAQLDSRGGEQILHDIDLDVPAGTMVALVGSSGAGKSTIASLATRLYDVDAGRVTLNGVDVRDLTSASVHAAVGLVTQDGHLFHDTVRANLALAAPGSTDDELWSALARSRLDDLVRSLPNGLDTVVGERGYRLSGGERQRLTIARLLLARPSVVILDEATAHLDSTSEAAVSAALGEVLAGRTSLVIAHRLSTVRAADEIVVLEAGRIAERGDHATLLALGGRYAELYRTQFATA; this is encoded by the coding sequence ATGAGCATGGAATCGGTGGCGTGGGACGTCATGTACAAGTCGATGACGTCGACGCAGGCGCCCTCGCGGGCCGATCGCCGGGCGACGGTACGCCGGATCCTGACCTTCGCGCGGCCGCACCGGCGCCGCATCGCGGTGTTCCTGGCGCTGTCGGTGGTGACCGCGGTGCTCACCGTGGTGACCCCGCTGCTGGCCGGGCGCGTGGTGAATCTGATCGCCGCCGCCGCCCCGGCGGCCACGGCGACGATCGTCTGGCTGGCGGTGGCGATCGCGGTGATCGCCGTCGCCGAGGCCGGGGCCGGCATCGGCACCCGCTGGCTGTCGGCGAACCTCGGGGAAGGGCTCATCCTGGATCTGCGCCGGGCGGTGTTCGACCACGTCCAGCGCATGCCGGTCGCGTTCTTCACCCGGACCCGGACGGGTGCGCTGGTCAGTCGGCTGAACAACGACGTGATCGGCGCCCAGCGCGCCTTCAGCGACACCCTCTCCGGGGTGGTCTCGAACTTCGTCTCGCTGATCCTGACGCTCGGGGTGATGTTCGCGATCAGCTGGCAGATCACCCTGCTGGCGCTGGTGCTGCTCCCGGTCTTCGTGGCGCCGGCCCGCCGGATGGGCAAGCGGATGGCGGGGCTGGCCCGGGAGGCCGCCGAGTACGACGCGCGGATGTCGACGCAGATGACCGAGCGGTTCTCCGCCCCGGGCGCCACCCTGGTGAAGCTCTTCGGCCGCCCCGAAGCGGAGTCCGCCGAGTTCGCCGGGCGGGCCGACGCGGTCCGCGACATCGGCGTCCGCCAGGCGATGCTGCAGGCCTACTTCTACACCGCGCTGATGCTGGTCTCGGCGCTGGCGCTCGCCCTGATCTACGGGCTCGGCGGCGCCCTCGCGGTGCACCAGCATCTCTCGGCCGGTGCCGTCGTCTCGCTGGCGCTGCTGCTCACCCGGATGTACGCCCCGCTGACCGCCCTGGCGAACGCCCGGGTGGAGGTCATGAGCGCGCTCGTCAGTTTCGAGCGGGTCTTCGAGGTGCTCGACCTGACGCCGCTGATCGCCGACCGCCCCGGGGCCGTCGACGTGCCGGACCCCGAGCACGGCGTCAGCGTCCGCTTCGACGGCGTGTCGTTCGGCTACCCCGCGGCCGACAAGGTCTCCCTCGCGTCGCTGGAGGAGGTCGCGCAGCTCGACAGCCGCGGCGGCGAGCAGATCCTGCACGACATCGACCTCGACGTCCCGGCCGGGACCATGGTCGCGCTGGTCGGCAGCTCCGGCGCGGGCAAGTCGACCATCGCCTCGCTCGCCACCCGACTGTACGACGTCGACGCAGGCCGCGTGACCCTCAACGGTGTCGACGTGCGCGACCTGACCTCCGCCTCGGTGCACGCCGCGGTCGGGCTGGTGACCCAGGACGGGCACCTCTTCCACGACACCGTGCGGGCGAACCTGGCGCTCGCCGCGCCCGGCAGCACCGACGACGAACTCTGGTCCGCCCTCGCGCGGTCCCGGCTCGACGACCTGGTCCGGTCGTTGCCGAACGGGCTCGACACCGTCGTCGGCGAGCGCGGCTACCGGCTGTCCGGCGGCGAGCGGCAGCGCCTCACCATCGCGCGGCTGCTGCTGGCGCGGCCGTCGGTGGTGATCCTCGACGAGGCCACCGCGCACCTCGACTCGACGTCGGAGGCCGCGGTCTCGGCGGCCCTCGGCGAGGTGCTGGCCGGGCGTACCTCGCTGGTGATCGCGCATCGGCTGTCGACGGTGCGGGCCGCGGATGAGATCGTCGTGCTGGAAGCGGGCCGGATCGCCGAACGCGGCGACCACGCGACGCTGCTGGCCCTCGGCGGCCGGTACGCCGAGCTGTACCGGACCCAGTTCGCAACCGCGTAG
- a CDS encoding TetR family transcriptional regulator — MTEQADVGVGATVRGLRREHGVTLRALAARVGISPGTLSAIENGKVAVTLDRLGQLADALDVVPAALIEPPAVAAPVPSEPLDGDWTEFAALDLDPVLAAAVEVFAETGYHGATMRVVAAAADLSVAGIYRHYRGKQHLLVALADAQLTDLGWRIEAAEASAESPAAAFAAMVRALVLCQVRRRDLAFIVETELRSLQEPDRSRIDAARRAVDRRFAEVARAAVRTGRFAVADPGSGAQAVVSLCRAIPFRFAGGPLPDGCALAVEYAGLALSMMSGSVQLD; from the coding sequence GTGACTGAACAGGCCGACGTCGGTGTCGGGGCGACCGTCCGCGGGCTCCGCCGGGAGCACGGCGTCACCCTGCGTGCGCTGGCGGCCCGGGTGGGGATCAGTCCGGGCACCCTGAGCGCGATCGAGAACGGCAAGGTCGCCGTCACGCTGGACCGGCTCGGGCAGCTCGCGGACGCGCTCGACGTGGTCCCGGCCGCCCTGATCGAGCCGCCGGCCGTCGCCGCACCCGTACCGTCCGAACCCCTCGACGGCGACTGGACGGAGTTCGCCGCGCTCGACCTGGACCCGGTCCTGGCGGCGGCCGTCGAGGTCTTCGCCGAGACCGGCTATCACGGCGCCACCATGCGGGTCGTGGCGGCGGCCGCCGATCTCAGTGTGGCCGGAATCTACCGTCATTACCGCGGTAAACAGCATCTTCTGGTCGCACTCGCCGATGCTCAGCTCACCGACCTGGGCTGGCGCATCGAGGCCGCGGAGGCATCCGCCGAGTCGCCCGCGGCGGCGTTCGCGGCGATGGTCCGTGCGCTCGTGCTGTGTCAGGTGCGGCGGCGAGATCTGGCCTTCATCGTCGAGACCGAGCTGCGCAGCCTGCAGGAGCCGGACCGTTCGAGGATCGACGCCGCCCGCCGGGCCGTCGATCGGCGCTTCGCCGAGGTGGCACGTGCGGCGGTGCGGACCGGGCGGTTCGCGGTGGCCGATCCGGGGTCCGGAGCGCAGGCCGTGGTCTCCCTCTGCCGGGCGATTCCGTTCCGGTTCGCCGGGGGTCCGCTGCCCGACGGCTGCGCCCTCGCGGTGGAGTACGCCGGGCTCGCACTGTCCATGATGTCCGGCTCAGTTCAGCTTGACTGA
- a CDS encoding SRPBCC family protein, with product MAVSISNEFDINAPASVVMEVLQDIPALPDWSSAHSAAEVLTTHDDGTPDKVKITVGMVGINDTQELAYTWTENVCSWTLLESSQLSEQQGSYTLTSTGENSTHVVFALEIDLKIKLPGFLVKKGQKAAAETAQKGLTAESERRAAE from the coding sequence ATGGCTGTCTCGATATCCAACGAATTCGACATCAACGCCCCCGCTTCCGTGGTGATGGAGGTCCTGCAGGACATTCCAGCGCTCCCGGACTGGTCCAGCGCGCACAGCGCGGCGGAGGTCCTCACCACGCACGACGACGGCACTCCCGACAAGGTGAAGATCACCGTCGGCATGGTCGGCATCAACGACACCCAGGAGCTGGCGTACACCTGGACCGAGAACGTCTGCTCGTGGACGCTGCTGGAGAGCTCTCAGCTGTCCGAGCAGCAGGGCTCGTACACGCTGACGTCCACCGGGGAGAATTCGACGCACGTCGTCTTCGCCCTGGAGATCGACCTGAAGATCAAGCTGCCCGGGTTCCTGGTCAAGAAGGGCCAGAAGGCGGCCGCCGAGACCGCTCAGAAGGGTCTCACCGCCGAGTCGGAGCGCCGCGCCGCGGAATAG
- the groL gene encoding chaperonin GroEL (60 kDa chaperone family; promotes refolding of misfolded polypeptides especially under stressful conditions; forms two stacked rings of heptamers to form a barrel-shaped 14mer; ends can be capped by GroES; misfolded proteins enter the barrel where they are refolded when GroES binds): MAKQIAFDEEARRGLERGLNVLADTVKVTLGPKGRNVVLEKKWGAPTITNDGVSIAKEIELEDPYEKIGAELVKEVAKKTDDVAGDGTTTATVLAQALVREGLRNVAAGSNPMGLKRGIEKAVEAVSTSLLDSATEIETKEQIAATAGISAGDQSIGDLIAEAMDKVGNEGVITVEESNTFGLQLELTEGMRFDKGYISGYFVTDVDRQETVLEDPYILTYSGKISTVKDLLPLLEKVIQAGKSLLIIAEDVEGEALSTLVVNKLRGTFKSVAVKAPGFGDRRKAMLADIAILTGGEVISEEVGLSLETAELTSLGTARKVVVTKDETTIVDGAGDAEQIAGRVAQIRNEIENSDSDYDREKLQERLAKLAGGVAVIKAGAATEVELKERKHRIEDAVRNAKAAVEEGIVAGGGAALLQSESAIDGLSLSGDEATGAQIVKVALSAPARQIAVNAGLEPGVVADKIRNSPKGTGLNAATDEYEDLLAAGINDPVKVTRSALQNAASIAALFLTTEAVVADKPEKNPAPAMPGGDEMGGMGF, encoded by the coding sequence ATGGCAAAGCAGATTGCTTTCGACGAAGAGGCCCGTCGCGGACTCGAGCGGGGCCTGAACGTCCTCGCCGACACCGTCAAGGTCACCCTCGGCCCCAAGGGCCGCAATGTCGTCCTGGAGAAGAAGTGGGGCGCCCCCACCATCACCAACGACGGCGTCTCGATCGCCAAGGAGATCGAGCTCGAGGATCCCTACGAGAAGATCGGCGCCGAGCTCGTCAAGGAGGTCGCCAAGAAGACCGACGACGTCGCGGGCGACGGCACCACCACCGCCACCGTGCTGGCCCAGGCGCTGGTCCGCGAGGGCCTGCGCAACGTGGCCGCCGGCTCCAACCCGATGGGCCTGAAGCGCGGCATCGAGAAGGCCGTCGAGGCCGTCTCCACCTCGCTGCTCGACTCCGCCACGGAGATCGAGACCAAGGAGCAGATCGCCGCCACCGCCGGTATCTCGGCCGGTGACCAGTCGATCGGCGACCTGATCGCCGAGGCCATGGACAAGGTCGGCAACGAGGGTGTCATCACCGTCGAGGAGTCGAACACCTTCGGCCTGCAGCTGGAGCTCACCGAGGGCATGCGCTTCGACAAGGGCTACATCTCGGGCTACTTCGTCACCGACGTCGACCGCCAGGAGACCGTCCTGGAGGATCCGTACATCCTCACCTACTCGGGCAAGATCTCGACCGTGAAGGACCTGCTCCCGCTGCTGGAGAAGGTCATCCAGGCCGGCAAGTCGCTGCTCATCATCGCCGAGGACGTCGAGGGCGAGGCCCTGTCGACCCTGGTCGTGAACAAGCTGCGCGGCACCTTCAAGTCCGTCGCCGTCAAGGCCCCGGGCTTCGGTGACCGCCGCAAGGCCATGCTCGCCGACATCGCCATCCTCACCGGTGGCGAGGTGATCAGCGAAGAGGTCGGCCTCTCGCTGGAGACCGCCGAGCTGACCTCGCTGGGCACCGCCCGCAAGGTCGTCGTCACCAAGGACGAGACCACCATCGTCGACGGTGCCGGTGACGCCGAGCAGATCGCCGGCCGCGTGGCCCAGATCCGCAACGAGATCGAGAACAGCGACAGCGACTACGACCGCGAGAAGCTGCAGGAGCGCCTGGCCAAGCTGGCCGGCGGTGTCGCGGTGATCAAGGCCGGCGCCGCCACCGAGGTGGAGCTCAAGGAGCGCAAGCACCGCATCGAGGATGCCGTGCGCAACGCCAAGGCCGCCGTCGAAGAGGGCATCGTCGCCGGTGGCGGCGCTGCTCTGCTGCAGTCCGAGTCGGCCATCGACGGCCTGTCGCTCTCCGGCGACGAGGCCACCGGCGCGCAGATCGTCAAGGTCGCGCTCTCGGCCCCGGCCCGCCAGATCGCCGTCAACGCGGGCCTGGAGCCCGGCGTGGTCGCCGACAAGATCCGCAACTCGCCGAAGGGCACCGGCCTCAACGCCGCCACCGACGAGTACGAGGACCTGCTGGCCGCCGGCATCAACGACCCGGTGAAGGTCACCCGCTCGGCGCTGCAGAACGCGGCCTCGATCGCGGCTCTGTTCCTCACCACCGAGGCCGTCGTCGCCGACAAGCCGGAGAAGAACCCCGCCCCGGCCATGCCGGGCGGCGACGAGATGGGCGGCATGGGCTTCTGA
- a CDS encoding AMP-binding protein: MPADIETEYPSALAVFDAAVAQSPDADFLQYFGMSQTFADVDRASRALAAALAGRGFGRGDRLALFVQNNPAFVIGMIAAWRLGGTAVAINPMNKERELTYLLTDSGATALLALDDLYATVGKPVIEGGGTAVTTVITCSPLDMQDRDDERLFGDYRRVRTEGALDLAEIIAAGGGDDLPDPDLGSDDVAVLAYTSGTTGDPKGAMNTHGNFAFNAQTYRDWTGLEPGEGILGIAPLFHITGLVGHIMAAMLIRAPLVLAHRFDPAVMLDAIREYRPVFTIGAITAFGALAAAPGAGPDDFASLRVLYSGGAPIAPAVGDRLEQVFGTYIHNIYGLTETNSPSHAVPLGVRAPVDPVSGALSVGVPVFNTVVRVVGADGTDVPDGEIGEFVTSGPQVVPGYWNKPEATASSIPGGALHTGDVGFMDSDGWYYVVDRKKDMINASGYKVWPREVEDVLYTHPAVREAAVVGVPDEYRGETVKAFVSLQPGATVDPAEIIEFCKAQMAAYKYPRSVEIVEELPKTVTGKILRRQLRDEAAG; this comes from the coding sequence ATGCCCGCCGACATCGAGACCGAGTACCCGTCGGCGCTGGCGGTGTTCGACGCCGCCGTCGCCCAGTCTCCCGACGCCGACTTCCTGCAGTACTTCGGGATGTCGCAGACCTTCGCCGATGTGGACCGGGCGTCGCGGGCACTGGCCGCCGCGCTCGCCGGGCGGGGCTTCGGCCGTGGCGACCGGCTCGCCCTCTTCGTGCAGAACAATCCCGCGTTCGTCATCGGCATGATCGCCGCATGGCGGCTGGGCGGTACCGCGGTCGCCATCAACCCGATGAACAAGGAACGCGAGCTCACCTACCTGCTGACGGACTCGGGCGCGACCGCCCTGCTCGCCCTGGACGACCTGTACGCCACGGTCGGCAAGCCGGTGATCGAGGGCGGCGGCACCGCCGTGACCACGGTGATCACCTGCTCGCCGCTCGACATGCAGGACCGCGACGACGAGCGGCTGTTCGGCGACTACCGGCGCGTGCGCACCGAGGGCGCCCTCGATCTCGCCGAGATCATCGCCGCCGGTGGCGGTGACGATCTGCCCGACCCGGATCTGGGGAGCGATGACGTGGCCGTGCTGGCCTACACCTCCGGCACCACCGGCGACCCGAAGGGGGCGATGAACACCCACGGGAACTTCGCCTTCAACGCGCAGACCTACCGCGACTGGACGGGTCTGGAGCCCGGCGAGGGGATCCTCGGGATCGCGCCGCTGTTCCACATCACCGGGCTGGTCGGGCACATCATGGCGGCCATGCTGATCCGTGCGCCGCTCGTGCTGGCGCACCGCTTCGATCCGGCCGTCATGCTCGACGCGATCCGCGAATACCGGCCGGTGTTCACCATCGGTGCGATCACCGCGTTCGGTGCCCTCGCCGCGGCGCCCGGGGCCGGCCCGGACGACTTCGCCAGTCTCCGGGTCCTCTATTCCGGTGGTGCGCCGATCGCGCCGGCGGTGGGCGACCGGCTGGAGCAGGTCTTCGGCACCTACATCCACAACATCTACGGCCTCACCGAGACCAATTCGCCGTCCCACGCCGTTCCCCTCGGGGTGCGGGCACCGGTGGACCCGGTGTCGGGTGCGCTGTCGGTCGGCGTGCCGGTGTTCAACACGGTGGTGCGGGTGGTCGGTGCGGACGGCACGGACGTCCCGGACGGCGAGATCGGCGAGTTCGTCACCTCCGGGCCGCAGGTGGTGCCGGGGTACTGGAACAAGCCCGAGGCCACCGCGTCGTCGATTCCCGGCGGTGCGCTGCACACCGGCGACGTCGGGTTCATGGACTCCGACGGCTGGTACTACGTGGTCGACCGCAAGAAGGACATGATCAACGCGTCCGGCTACAAGGTGTGGCCCCGGGAGGTGGAGGACGTCCTCTACACGCATCCGGCGGTGCGCGAGGCCGCGGTGGTCGGCGTTCCCGACGAGTACCGCGGCGAGACCGTGAAGGCCTTCGTGTCACTGCAACCGGGAGCCACGGTGGATCCGGCGGAGATCATCGAGTTCTGCAAGGCGCAGATGGCGGCGTACAAGTACCCGCGGTCGGTCGAGATCGTCGAGGAACTGCCGAAGACGGTGACCGGCAAGATCCTGCGCAGGCAGCTGCGCGACGAGGCGGCCGGCTGA
- a CDS encoding tyrosine-protein phosphatase — protein MTATPGAPSPFPSLPNFRDLGHWPAADGKTVKPGLVFRSTEFLNTSDADRAGVEALGLQTIVDLRTDPESAHCPDPSLPGVRGLHLNVLEDATGSALGANLGKVMDDPASLHAVVSEFTVDKAKAAMIETYDELINSASAQKYYREFYSTMLAGELTPTLFHCTTGKDRTGWAAASFLTLLGVPTEDVYTDYLLTNDRLLPALSPIIAKFEGMGGQTDAINAVLGVEKDYLDAAFSLVEKGWGSFDGYAEKVLGLDASAIGTLRERYLAGA, from the coding sequence GTGACCGCGACTCCTGGTGCCCCCAGTCCCTTTCCGAGCCTCCCGAACTTCCGCGATCTGGGCCACTGGCCGGCTGCCGACGGGAAGACCGTCAAGCCCGGACTGGTATTCCGCAGTACCGAGTTCCTGAACACCAGTGACGCCGACCGGGCGGGGGTCGAAGCGCTCGGGCTGCAGACGATCGTCGACCTGCGCACCGATCCGGAGAGCGCGCACTGCCCGGACCCGTCGCTCCCGGGCGTGCGCGGACTGCACCTGAACGTCCTGGAGGACGCCACCGGTTCGGCCCTCGGCGCGAACCTGGGCAAGGTGATGGACGACCCGGCGTCGCTGCACGCCGTCGTGAGCGAGTTCACCGTCGACAAGGCGAAGGCCGCGATGATCGAGACCTACGACGAGCTGATCAACTCCGCGAGCGCGCAGAAGTACTACCGCGAGTTCTATTCGACGATGCTCGCCGGTGAACTCACCCCGACGCTCTTCCACTGCACCACGGGGAAGGATCGCACCGGGTGGGCCGCGGCGTCGTTCCTGACGCTGCTGGGTGTGCCCACCGAGGACGTCTACACCGACTATCTGCTCACCAACGACCGGCTGCTGCCCGCGCTGTCCCCGATCATCGCCAAATTCGAGGGAATGGGTGGGCAGACCGACGCGATCAATGCGGTTCTCGGTGTCGAGAAGGACTACCTGGACGCCGCGTTCTCGCTGGTCGAGAAGGGATGGGGCTCGTTCGACGGGTACGCCGAGAAGGTGCTCGGCCTCGACGCGTCCGCGATCGGCACGCTACGCGAACGGTACCTGGCCGGTGCCTGA